The nucleotide window cattatttataattaaaaattttgataaaaattaatttataaataaatatttaagtttttaaactataataaatatgtttttgaaattgggttaaaccttttttttcctGAGAATTATGATTTGTAAAGCGAGAGCCATGTTATTACTGGGTTAAATAGTCGTAATAGCTTATGATATCCCAATTGTGAAAAATACAACACGGTTTGAAGATTGTGTTGGCATCTTCCTCCAAAATCCAGTCAGTCCTTTCACTCTCTCTTTGCAAATATAAAGGCTCTACATCAAGTTTGGATCCGAAATTCTTAAATTGTGGGGAAAAAGATGTTACAGTGCATATTTCTACTTTCAGATTCTGGGTATGATTCATCACCGATTCTCTTCCTTCCCTTCGCTTTTAATTTTTGacttctcataaaaaaaatttcatatttgctATGAAGCCAAATCATTGAGTCTGAATTTATTTACCTTCGTTTTGTAACAGAGAGGTGATGCTAGAGAAACAGTTAACTGGGCATCGTGTAGACCGATCCATATGTGCTTGGTTTTGGGATCACGTTATTTCTCAAGGTGAATCCTTCAAGGTACTCATTCAAAAACGCTACTTTTCTTTATGACAGTCAAGTTCCATTTCTaggttcattttttttttttttttggtgtttatGATAATGTTTTCTCTTCTTGATTTATAGTCAATGCCTGTAATTGCTTCTCCAACTCATTATTTGTTCCAAATTGTTCGTGAGGGGATCACCTTTTTAGCTTGCACTCAACTTGAAATGCCGCCTTTGATGGGTATTGAGGTGAATTATACATTACAATTCTATTTTATGATTCTGAATGTGATTCTTCATGTATGTTAAAGCGTTGACCTTTATGTGTTTTAGTTTCTTTGTAGAGTAGCTGATGTGCTCTCCGATTATCTTGGTGGGTTGAATGAAGATTTGGTCAAGGATAACTTTGTCATCGTCTATGAGGTATCTTGTATTTTTGCTAAATGTTCTTTCGGGAAGATGGTAAATGAGAAATCTGTTTGAAATGGTTTAGATTAGTCTGATTGTAAGTGTATATGTCTTTTGATTTTAGTATTTCTTGCCATCATGTAGGCTCTTTTGGCGATGCTTGATGGTTGGTTGTGTTGGAATCTGATCagtattgttatttttatttcttcatgTCACTGGCAGCTTTTGGATGAGATGATAGACAATGGCTTCCCTCTTACTACAGAACCTAATATCCTTAGAGAAATGATAGCTCCACCAAATATTGTTAGCAAAATGTTGAGTGTTGTGACAGGCAACAGCTCCAATGTGAGTGAAACCCTTCCAGGTGCAACGGCATCTTGTGTCCCATGGAGAACAACAGATGTGAAATATGCTAATAATGAAGTTTATGTTGATCTTGTTGAAGAAATGGATGCAATCATAAACAGGTTTATAAATGTCCTCATATTTACCACTTATTTCGCTTGTAGTGTAGATACTCTAAAGAGAGACAGGGATTCACCATTTTGGTCTTTAGAATTCAGCCTTTGGCTATTCTGAATATATGGCAACCCTGTTGGTTGTAATCTAACACAGGGTACACATGCAACAAATAGCTAGTTTAACTGCATTTGCCACAAATCAGTTACAGTTGGTAATAGGATCATGGATGAAAGTTAATTAAGTTTCTCACATGCCTGTATTGTAGAATTCATACTAAGTGGTTCTCTCTTTTTCATGCACTGGTCAGGGATGGTGTCTTGGTGAAATGCGAAATTTATGGTGAAGTTCAAGTAAACTCCCTTCTTTCAGGTCTTCCTGATTTGACTCTTTCTTTTGTGAACCCATCTATCTTAGATGATGTGAGATTTCATCCCTGTGTTCGGTTTCGACCGTGGGAATCCCATCAAATTCTGTCATTTGTGCCTCCTGATGGGCAGTTTAAGCTCATGAGTTACAGGTGGGTGGTATAGTGGAGAAATTTATTCttacatttcttttctttgagtGGATTTGGAGGGGCattgaaactaaaataattatctaaaataaaagaGTAGAAGTGTTTGATAAATGGGTTTGGGTCAAGATGTGAGAATAAACTAATGTGATGTTTCCTGCCACCTTTTTCCATGGTGGATATGTTGGTTTCTGTGCAGGGTTAAAAAGTTGAAAAGCACCCCAATATATGTAAAGCCACAGCTTACCTCTAATGATGGAACTTGCCGTATCAGTGTGATGATTGGAATAAGAAATGATCCTGGAAAGACAATAGACTCTATAACTCTGCAATTTCAATTGCCTCCTTGCGTTCTGTCAGCTGATCTGACTGCAAATCATGGAGAAGTGGATATTCTTAGTAATAAGGTATTTTAATGGAGTTACTGTGATACATCTGTTGTTTGTTATAAAAGTTATCCTTTTGATTagatctataaataaatatatagagatAGAGGTAGCTGTTGGTTTGGaagaatgttaaaatatatatgttttgccTCTCAAATAAATACTCTATATTATCTCTGATAAATTTCTGTATGGAATACCGATAGTGAGACCAAAAGGATCAAttagaaattttga belongs to Mangifera indica cultivar Alphonso chromosome 2, CATAS_Mindica_2.1, whole genome shotgun sequence and includes:
- the LOC123209231 gene encoding AP-3 complex subunit mu isoform X3, yielding MLQCIFLLSDSGEVMLEKQLTGHRVDRSICAWFWDHVISQGESFKSMPVIASPTHYLFQIVREGITFLACTQLEMPPLMGIEFLCRVADVLSDYLGGLNEDLVKDNFVIVYEALLAMLDGWLCWNLISIVIFISSCHWQLLDEMIDNGFPLTTEPNILREMIAPPNIVSKMLSVVTGNSSNVSETLPGATASCVPWRTTDVKYANNEVYVDLVEEMDAIINRVKKLKSTPIYVKPQLTSNDGTCRISVMIGIRNDPGKTIDSITLQFQLPPCVLSADLTANHGEVDILSNKMCSWSIGRIPKDKAPSLTGTMVLETGLERLHVFPTFLVGFRIMGIALSGLQIDKLDLKNVPNRLYKGFRALTRAGEYGVRS
- the LOC123209231 gene encoding AP-3 complex subunit mu isoform X1 — encoded protein: MLQCIFLLSDSGEVMLEKQLTGHRVDRSICAWFWDHVISQGESFKSMPVIASPTHYLFQIVREGITFLACTQLEMPPLMGIEFLCRVADVLSDYLGGLNEDLVKDNFVIVYEALLAMLDGWLCWNLISIVIFISSCHWQLLDEMIDNGFPLTTEPNILREMIAPPNIVSKMLSVVTGNSSNVSETLPGATASCVPWRTTDVKYANNEVYVDLVEEMDAIINRDGVLVKCEIYGEVQVNSLLSGLPDLTLSFVNPSILDDVRFHPCVRFRPWESHQILSFVPPDGQFKLMSYRVKKLKSTPIYVKPQLTSNDGTCRISVMIGIRNDPGKTIDSITLQFQLPPCVLSADLTANHGEVDILSNKMCSWSIGRIPKDKAPSLTGTMVLETGLERLHVFPTFLVGFRIMGIALSGLQIDKLDLKNVPNRLYKGFRALTRAGEYGVRS
- the LOC123209231 gene encoding AP-3 complex subunit mu isoform X2; the protein is MLQCIFLLSDSGEVMLEKQLTGHRVDRSICAWFWDHVISQGESFKSMPVIASPTHYLFQIVREGITFLACTQLEMPPLMGIEFLCRVADVLSDYLGGLNEDLVKDNFVIVYELLDEMIDNGFPLTTEPNILREMIAPPNIVSKMLSVVTGNSSNVSETLPGATASCVPWRTTDVKYANNEVYVDLVEEMDAIINRDGVLVKCEIYGEVQVNSLLSGLPDLTLSFVNPSILDDVRFHPCVRFRPWESHQILSFVPPDGQFKLMSYRVKKLKSTPIYVKPQLTSNDGTCRISVMIGIRNDPGKTIDSITLQFQLPPCVLSADLTANHGEVDILSNKMCSWSIGRIPKDKAPSLTGTMVLETGLERLHVFPTFLVGFRIMGIALSGLQIDKLDLKNVPNRLYKGFRALTRAGEYGVRS